One Prosthecobacter sp. SYSU 5D2 genomic window carries:
- the sufB gene encoding Fe-S cluster assembly protein SufB, with product MVTAPDNDISDIKVDSVGDFTFPERNKFDSGFGITEKTVDFIADVKNDPDWIREFRHKALKIFQSKPMPTHWATKDLENIKFDEFRYYLSDGQKPKRSWDDVPEDVKRTFDRLGIPEQERKFLAGVEAQYDSEAAYSNIKAAVEEQGVIFVNSTEGLHKHPEIFKKWFGKVIPTGDNKFSALNSAVFSGGSFIYVPPGVKVKHPLQAYFRINSEQFGQFERTLIIADEGAELMYMEGCTAPKFETATLHSAVVELVAMKGAKIQYVTVQNWSSNVFNLVTKRGIAHEDAEVRWIDCNIGSRLTMKYPGVIMKGKRARGEVISIALANSGQHQDTGAKMVHAADDTTSNVISKSISIGEGRSTYRGLVHIPKHLKGCKNNTECDALLINTNSRTDTYPAISVRGNQHSTQHEASVSQVSADQIFYLMQRGLSEAEAMSLSVNGFINDLVKEFPMEYSVELKRLIDLEMEGSVG from the coding sequence ATGGTCACCGCCCCAGACAACGACATTTCCGACATCAAGGTTGATAGCGTGGGGGACTTCACGTTCCCTGAGCGCAACAAATTCGACTCCGGCTTCGGCATCACCGAAAAGACGGTGGACTTCATCGCCGATGTCAAAAACGACCCGGACTGGATCCGCGAGTTCCGCCACAAGGCGCTCAAAATCTTCCAGAGCAAGCCCATGCCCACACATTGGGCCACCAAGGACCTGGAGAACATCAAGTTCGACGAGTTCCGCTACTACCTCTCCGACGGGCAGAAGCCGAAGCGTTCCTGGGACGACGTGCCAGAGGACGTGAAGCGCACCTTTGACCGCCTGGGCATCCCGGAGCAGGAGCGCAAATTCCTCGCCGGCGTGGAGGCGCAGTATGACTCTGAGGCCGCTTACTCCAACATCAAGGCCGCCGTAGAAGAGCAGGGAGTCATCTTCGTCAACAGCACCGAGGGCCTGCACAAGCACCCCGAGATCTTCAAGAAGTGGTTCGGCAAAGTCATCCCGACGGGCGATAACAAATTTAGCGCCCTCAACAGCGCCGTGTTCTCCGGCGGTTCCTTCATCTACGTGCCTCCGGGCGTGAAGGTGAAGCATCCCCTGCAGGCTTACTTCCGCATCAACTCCGAGCAGTTCGGCCAGTTCGAGCGCACGCTCATCATTGCCGATGAAGGCGCGGAGCTGATGTACATGGAAGGCTGCACCGCCCCCAAATTTGAAACCGCCACCCTGCACAGTGCCGTCGTGGAACTCGTCGCCATGAAAGGCGCAAAAATCCAATACGTGACCGTGCAGAACTGGAGCAGCAACGTCTTCAACCTCGTCACCAAACGCGGCATCGCCCATGAAGATGCCGAAGTGCGCTGGATCGACTGCAACATCGGCAGCCGCCTGACCATGAAGTACCCCGGCGTCATCATGAAGGGCAAACGCGCCCGTGGCGAGGTCATCAGCATCGCCCTGGCCAACAGCGGCCAGCACCAGGACACCGGTGCCAAGATGGTGCACGCAGCGGATGACACCACCAGCAACGTCATCAGCAAGTCCATCTCCATCGGTGAAGGCCGCAGCACCTATCGTGGTCTGGTCCACATTCCCAAGCACCTCAAAGGCTGCAAGAACAACACCGAGTGCGATGCCCTGCTGATCAACACCAACAGCCGCACCGACACCTACCCCGCCATCAGCGTGCGCGGCAACCAGCACTCCACCCAGCACGAAGCCAGCGTCAGCCAGGTCAGCGCCGACCAGATCTTCTACCTCATGCAGCGCGGCCTCAGCGAAGCCGAAGCCATGAGCCTCAGCGTCAACGGCTTCATCAACGACCTCGTCAAAGAGTTCCCCATGGAATACAGCGTCGAACTCAAGCGCCTCATTGACCTCGAAATGGAGGGCAGCGTGGGGTGA
- the sufC gene encoding Fe-S cluster assembly ATPase SufC encodes MSLEIKALHAQIPGREILKGLNLTINPGEVHAIMGPNGSGKSTLSKVLCGHEDYEVTGGEVLLDGENILDMAVDARSRAGLFLAFQYPHEIPGVSNANFLRAALKARLPKGEDIDAIKFYKQLYARMDQLEMDRSFTGRSVNEGFSGGEKKRNEILQLMMLEPKYAILDETDSGLDIDALKVVSRGVNAMRSENRGFLVITHYQRLLNYIQPDIVHVMMDGQIVHTGGKELALKLEEKGYDWVKEELLAAA; translated from the coding sequence ATGTCCCTCGAAATCAAAGCACTCCACGCCCAGATCCCCGGCCGCGAAATCCTCAAAGGCCTCAACCTCACGATTAATCCTGGTGAAGTTCACGCCATCATGGGCCCCAATGGCTCCGGCAAAAGCACCCTGAGCAAGGTCCTCTGTGGCCACGAAGACTACGAAGTCACCGGCGGCGAAGTCCTCCTGGATGGCGAAAACATCCTGGACATGGCCGTGGATGCCCGCAGCCGCGCCGGCCTCTTCCTGGCCTTCCAGTATCCGCATGAGATCCCCGGCGTCAGCAACGCCAACTTCCTCCGCGCCGCCCTCAAGGCCCGCCTGCCGAAAGGCGAGGACATTGATGCCATCAAATTTTACAAGCAGCTCTATGCACGCATGGACCAGCTGGAAATGGACCGCAGCTTCACCGGCCGCAGCGTCAACGAAGGCTTCTCCGGCGGCGAGAAAAAGCGCAACGAGATCCTCCAGCTCATGATGCTGGAGCCCAAGTACGCCATCCTTGATGAAACCGATTCCGGCCTCGACATTGATGCCCTCAAGGTTGTCTCCCGCGGCGTCAACGCCATGCGCAGCGAGAACCGCGGTTTCCTCGTCATCACCCATTACCAGCGCCTGCTGAACTACATCCAGCCCGACATCGTCCACGTCATGATGGACGGCCAGATCGTCCACACCGGCGGTAAGGAACTCGCCCTCAAGCTCGAAGAAAAAGGCTACGACTGGGTCAAGGAAGAGCTGCTCGCGGCTGCCTAA
- a CDS encoding YcxB family protein: protein MNEEITASMPFDSPTMLAGYKWHRRRSSAFGWPFWVAVALVVISTVPSILSQGKIQMFPQYWFLVGAAILIALVYWLGPRIYLRGLKTSPSFATTVSYQFSDEGLLVRMPLGEGKFDWDYFIESISTPDGAMIYSHKRAFNWLPKTAFASEADYNRFLQLIAEKTKHSKIG, encoded by the coding sequence ATGAACGAAGAGATTACAGCTTCAATGCCTTTTGATTCTCCAACAATGTTGGCGGGTTACAAATGGCACAGACGTCGCTCCTCAGCATTTGGCTGGCCATTTTGGGTGGCTGTTGCATTGGTTGTTATCTCCACCGTTCCCTCAATTCTCAGCCAGGGTAAAATCCAAATGTTCCCGCAGTATTGGTTTTTGGTGGGAGCCGCGATCTTAATAGCATTGGTTTATTGGCTGGGGCCGCGAATCTACCTGCGAGGCTTGAAAACTTCTCCATCTTTCGCAACTACGGTGTCATACCAGTTCAGTGATGAAGGATTATTGGTGAGAATGCCACTAGGAGAGGGGAAGTTTGATTGGGACTACTTCATTGAGAGTATCTCAACACCTGATGGTGCTATGATTTACAGTCACAAAAGAGCCTTCAACTGGCTCCCCAAAACCGCCTTCGCCTCCGAGGCCGACTACAATCGCTTCCTCCAGCTCATCGCCGAAAAGACCAAGCATTCCAAAATCGGCTGA
- a CDS encoding cupin domain-containing protein, producing MNLTHAEDLPWTTQSSPKGKYGVMRRALSQGAGGGKDVGTWGGGHPFEVEIHRVAPGKMNFPLHEHSAQWEAYYILSGRGQVRGAEGKEGIRAGDYLVFPPGEAHQIINDGEEDLTFMVIADQPQADVIHYPDSGKWLVKPQKKVFEMKAVEYFEGEE from the coding sequence ATGAACCTCACGCACGCTGAAGATCTGCCCTGGACGACTCAAAGCTCACCGAAGGGCAAGTATGGGGTGATGCGAAGGGCGCTTTCGCAGGGGGCGGGGGGTGGGAAGGATGTGGGGACTTGGGGCGGGGGGCATCCGTTTGAGGTGGAGATCCACCGGGTGGCACCCGGGAAGATGAATTTTCCTCTGCATGAGCACTCGGCGCAGTGGGAGGCTTATTACATCCTTTCAGGCAGGGGCCAGGTGCGTGGGGCGGAGGGGAAGGAGGGGATCCGGGCGGGGGATTACCTGGTGTTTCCGCCGGGGGAGGCACATCAGATCATTAACGACGGGGAGGAGGACCTGACCTTCATGGTCATCGCGGACCAGCCGCAGGCGGATGTGATCCATTATCCGGACTCGGGCAAGTGGCTGGTGAAGCCGCAGAAGAAGGTGTTTGAGATGAAAGCGGTGGAATATTTTGAGGGGGAGGAGTGA
- a CDS encoding alpha/beta hydrolase has translation MSRPLFLLALNSLLLLSTALAAPKGVSTKVPRFPEDLKIINNIVFKEAGGRKLDLMLFQPAEKKFEKAPLVVYIHGGGWGGGDKYKVLRQDIIGVVRSLNQHGIACASIEYRLVDGKPTTANDAVADCKDAVRFLARHAAEYGLDPDRIGTFGSSAGGHLTLVTALGQEADYPCDPTISGPPVQVRCVASYYPLVSFVDRELMKGSNFERPQRLLPLLGGPLEEKRDLALKLSPIELLRPGSPPIFVAHGDADVVLNHSNALALRDAATAKGIPIECLISKGAGHGFSGDNIQPALAEIQARTVAFLLKHLE, from the coding sequence ATGAGCCGCCCCCTTTTCCTCCTCGCCCTCAACAGTCTACTGCTCCTTTCCACTGCGCTCGCCGCTCCAAAAGGTGTCTCTACCAAAGTGCCGCGCTTCCCTGAGGACCTCAAAATCATCAACAACATCGTCTTCAAAGAAGCCGGTGGCCGAAAGCTGGACCTCATGCTTTTCCAGCCTGCGGAGAAGAAATTCGAAAAGGCCCCCCTCGTCGTTTACATCCACGGCGGCGGCTGGGGCGGCGGTGACAAATACAAAGTTCTCCGCCAGGACATCATCGGCGTCGTCCGCAGCCTCAATCAGCATGGCATCGCCTGCGCCAGCATCGAGTACCGCCTGGTGGACGGAAAACCCACCACCGCCAACGATGCCGTGGCCGACTGCAAAGACGCCGTCCGTTTCCTGGCCCGGCATGCTGCCGAATACGGTCTCGATCCGGACCGCATCGGCACCTTCGGCTCCTCCGCCGGCGGCCATCTCACCCTTGTCACCGCCCTTGGCCAGGAGGCTGATTATCCCTGCGATCCCACCATCTCTGGCCCGCCTGTCCAGGTCCGCTGCGTGGCCTCGTATTATCCCCTCGTCTCCTTTGTGGATCGCGAGCTCATGAAGGGCAGCAACTTTGAGCGCCCCCAGCGCCTCCTCCCCCTCCTCGGCGGGCCGCTGGAGGAAAAACGCGACCTCGCCCTGAAGCTCAGCCCCATCGAGCTCCTCCGCCCGGGCAGCCCGCCCATCTTCGTCGCCCATGGCGATGCCGATGTCGTCCTCAACCACAGCAACGCCCTCGCCCTCCGCGATGCCGCCACCGCCAAGGGCATCCCCATCGAGTGCCTCATCTCCAAAGGCGCCGGTCACGGCTTTAGTGGCGACAACATCCAGCCCGCCCTCGCCGAAATCCAGGCTCGTACCGTCGCCTTCTTACTGAAGCACCTCGAGTAG
- a CDS encoding transcriptional repressor: protein MATPSPRSTPKPSGLDCRLAVLGTDARLTPHRREVFQALAESNDHPTAYDLFAKVKERSPSISLATVYNCLEHLTSHGLIRQVQLERGQSRYCANLHEHVHFHCETCGKVIDAHPAADFDPAKFWNLPTGTKVTRMDIAIHGTCSACVSKS, encoded by the coding sequence ATGGCGACCCCATCCCCACGTTCTACCCCCAAGCCCAGCGGCCTGGACTGCCGTCTGGCCGTGCTGGGCACCGATGCCCGCCTCACCCCGCACCGGCGGGAAGTTTTCCAGGCCCTGGCTGAGTCCAACGACCACCCCACTGCCTACGACCTCTTTGCCAAGGTCAAAGAGCGCTCTCCCAGCATCTCCCTGGCCACCGTCTATAACTGTCTCGAACACCTGACCAGCCACGGCCTCATCCGCCAGGTCCAGCTGGAGCGCGGTCAGTCCCGCTACTGCGCGAATCTGCACGAGCACGTCCACTTCCACTGCGAGACCTGCGGCAAGGTCATTGACGCCCATCCTGCCGCCGACTTCGACCCCGCCAAATTCTGGAACCTGCCCACCGGCACCAAGGTCACCCGCATGGACATCGCCATCCACGGCACCTGCTCCGCCTGCGTCAGCAAATCATAA